The Chryseolinea soli genome contains a region encoding:
- a CDS encoding DUF5522 domain-containing protein: MENGFVVFTEAYHLKRGYCCKNGCRHCPYGFKKKSNDKLERR, encoded by the coding sequence ATGGAAAACGGCTTTGTCGTGTTCACGGAAGCCTATCACTTAAAACGAGGTTATTGTTGTAAGAACGGATGCCGTCATTGTCCTTATGGATTCAAAAAGAAAAGTAACGATAAGCTGGAGCGGAGGTAA
- a CDS encoding diphthine--ammonia ligase, translating into MDSKRKVTISWSGGKDSAFALYKILTSGEYHVVDLHTTLNEETRRVGLHGVHETLIEQQAAGLGLPLTKLYLPSSEDHDAYEKLMIAYYKQCARRGIEQVVFGDIFLEDLRLFREKLLQNTALSSLYPLWKIDTQKLLNDFIAIGFKTVICSADADKFLQDQLGNTIDTAFAENIRPGVDPCGENGEYHTLVYDGPIFKKPVPFQTGEVVKKQYSFQKKNQQGENERVEKSFWFQDLLPRIA; encoded by the coding sequence ATGGATTCAAAAAGAAAAGTAACGATAAGCTGGAGCGGAGGTAAAGACTCCGCTTTCGCTTTATATAAGATCCTCACGTCGGGCGAGTACCACGTGGTGGATCTTCATACCACGTTGAACGAAGAGACCCGGCGCGTGGGCCTGCACGGCGTGCACGAAACGCTCATCGAACAACAAGCTGCGGGCCTGGGCCTGCCACTGACAAAATTGTACCTGCCGTCCAGCGAAGATCACGACGCCTATGAAAAGTTGATGATCGCATACTACAAACAATGCGCCCGACGCGGCATCGAACAGGTTGTTTTTGGTGATATTTTTTTGGAAGACCTTCGCTTGTTTCGCGAGAAGCTGTTGCAGAACACAGCCTTAAGCTCTCTTTATCCGCTGTGGAAAATAGATACGCAAAAGTTATTGAATGACTTTATCGCGATCGGATTTAAAACAGTGATCTGTTCGGCCGATGCGGACAAGTTTTTGCAAGACCAGCTAGGCAATACGATCGACACGGCCTTTGCTGAAAATATTCGGCCTGGCGTGGACCCGTGTGGCGAGAACGGAGAGTACCATACATTGGTGTATGACGGTCCGATTTTTAAGAAACCGGTGCCATTCCAAACCGGCGAGGTGGTGAAGAAGCAGTACAGTTTTCAAAAGAAAAATCAGCAAGGCGAAAACGAGCGGGTGGAAAAATCTTTCTGGTTTCAGGACTTGCTTCCGCGGATCGCCTGA
- the meaB gene encoding methylmalonyl Co-A mutase-associated GTPase MeaB has translation MKPRPRSKRTLTEYTEGIRRGDRVLLGQAITLIESTLHDDQALAARLLSAISPKTGGAIRLGITGVPGVGKSTFIEVLGLYLIQQGKKVGVLTVDPSSPLTRGSILGDKTRMEELSKNPNCFIRPSSSGNALGGVAHKTREAMLLCEAAGFDVIIVETVGVGQSEVSVKNMVDFFLLLMLAGAGDELQGIKKGIMEMADAIAITKAEGDNFSRAQEARAEYQHALHLFPPGASGWTPRVVTTSALTGEGIEGIWHMIEEHHRHTQASGFLDSLRRQQNVEWFREYFKDALQADLQRHPTLKTLRKTLERDVEAMKLSAQDAAQKLLEAYHQAIRGSKS, from the coding sequence CATCACGCTCATTGAAAGCACCCTTCACGACGACCAAGCGCTGGCGGCACGGCTGCTTTCGGCCATCAGCCCAAAAACCGGTGGCGCTATCCGGCTGGGCATTACCGGGGTTCCGGGCGTTGGAAAAAGTACGTTTATCGAGGTTTTGGGCTTGTATCTCATTCAACAGGGAAAGAAGGTTGGCGTTCTCACCGTCGATCCCAGCAGCCCGCTGACGCGGGGGAGCATTTTGGGTGACAAGACCCGCATGGAAGAGCTCTCAAAAAATCCAAACTGCTTTATTCGCCCGTCGTCGTCGGGCAATGCCTTGGGCGGTGTGGCTCACAAAACGCGGGAGGCGATGCTCTTGTGTGAAGCCGCGGGGTTTGATGTGATCATCGTCGAGACCGTGGGCGTCGGACAGTCGGAAGTGTCCGTAAAAAACATGGTAGACTTTTTCCTGTTGCTCATGCTGGCCGGGGCCGGCGATGAGCTGCAGGGCATCAAGAAGGGCATCATGGAAATGGCCGATGCGATTGCCATCACCAAAGCGGAGGGTGACAATTTTTCGCGCGCGCAAGAAGCGCGGGCCGAATATCAACACGCCCTTCATTTGTTTCCGCCCGGTGCTTCGGGCTGGACGCCCCGCGTGGTCACGACTTCTGCCTTGACCGGCGAAGGCATTGAAGGCATATGGCATATGATCGAAGAGCATCACCGGCACACGCAAGCGTCTGGATTTCTCGACAGCCTCCGCAGACAACAAAATGTGGAGTGGTTTCGTGAATATTTCAAGGACGCTTTGCAAGCCGATCTCCAGCGGCACCCGACGCTCAAAACATTACGCAAAACGCTGGAGCGTGACGTGGAAGCCATGAAGTTGTCGGCCCAGGATGCTGCACAAAAATTATTGGAGGCCTATCATCAGGCGATCCGCGGAAGCAAGTCCTGA